A single window of Vigna radiata var. radiata cultivar VC1973A chromosome 4, Vradiata_ver6, whole genome shotgun sequence DNA harbors:
- the LOC106758612 gene encoding cysteine-rich receptor-like protein kinase 42 isoform X1 produces MMADPEMNTSNLSHHHNNPSSWVLFATLFLSSLSFSLSDPRITEAGLYCGTAKAPLKANYIPSFTKEMESLSQLVTNQNWGTHFVNTSGSSIPIYGFAQCFKDLSNTDCLLCYAASRTKIPRCLPSVSARIYLDGCFLRYDNYSFYAEVSDPLRDTVNCTSQHGTVVDKTERLKLEEGVGRVVETVTNRALAKGGGFAVGEVEGVYALAQCWNTIGSDGCRECLRKAGKEVRGCLPKKDGRALNAGCYLRYSTNKFYNEDGDTDGKNGFLRRGGVIVAEVLAAAAILVLSLSASYVAFTKLTRIKKENNNVGQISSSITKSSLNYKYETLEKATDYFNSSRKIGQGGAGSVFKGILPNGKVVAVKRLIFNNRQWVDEFFNEVNLISGIEHKNLVKLLGCSIEGPESLLVYEYLPKKSLDQFIFEKNRTQILNWKQRFNIILGTAEGLAYLHQGTKIRIIHRDIKSGNVLLDENLTPKIADFGLARCFGADKSHLSTGIAGTLGYMAPEYLIRGQLTDKADVYSFGVLVLEVVTGRRNNVFREDSGSLLQTVWKLYRSNTLTEAVDPCLGDDYPATEASRVFQIGLLCTQASASLRPSMSQVVFMLINSNEDVPTPNQPPFLNTGMLDSDSSIKSYSTNSFISNALKKIGASSYSYSESSCSRNSDGPSRSEESIVQV; encoded by the exons ATGATGGCAGACCCAGAAATGAACACCTCAAATCTAagccaccaccacaacaacccGTCATCATGGGTTCTCTTCGCCACACTTTTCCTCTCGTCTTTGTCCTTCTCACTCTCCGATCCAAGAATCACCGAAGCAGGGCTCTACTGTGGAACCGCCAAGGCCCCTCTGAAAGCCAACTACATCCCAAGTTTCACCAAGGAAATGGAGAGCCTCTCGCAGTTGGTCACCAACCAAAACTGGGGCACTCACTTTGTCAACACTTCAGGCTCCTCGATTCCCATTTATGGCTTTGCACAATGCTTCAAGGACCTGTCCAACACCGATTGTCTTCTCTGCTACGCAGCAAGCCGTACCAAGATTCCACGCTGTTTACCTTCTGTCTCTGCGCGCATCTACCTTGATGGCTGCTTCTTGCGTTATGACAACTACAGCTTCTATGCGGAGGTCAGTGACCCTTTGAGGGATACAGTGAACTGCACCTCACAGCATGGAACGGTTGTTGATAAAACTGAAAGGTTGAAACTTGAGGAGGGCGTTGGAAGGGTGGTTGAGACTGTCACCAACAGGGCTCTGGCAAAAGGTGGTGGCTTTGCTGTGGGAGAGGTTGAGGGGGTTTACGCATTGGCACAGTGCTGGAATACCATTGGGAGTGATGGGTGCAGAGAATGTTTGAGGAAAGCTGGGAAGGAGGTGAGAGGGTGCTTGCCAAAGAAGGATGGGAGGGCCTTGAATGCTGGCTGTTATTTGAGGTATTCGACAAACAAGTTCTACAATGAAGATGGCGATACCGATGGGAAAAATG gATTCTTAAGAAGAGGAGGAGTAATAGTAGCAGAAGTGTTAGCAGCAGCTGCAATTTTAGTGCTTAGTCTCTCTGCCTCCTATGTAGCCTTCACAAAATTAACTAGGATTAAAAAAG AAAACAATAATGTTGGTCAGATTTCCTCTTCCATAACAAAATCTAGCTTGAATTACAAGTACGAAACTCTTGAGAAGGCCACGGATTATTTTAACTCTTCAAGAAAAATAGGCCAAGGTGGAGCTGGCTCAGTTTTCAAAGGTATTCTCCCAAATGGGAAAGTTGTTGCAGTTAAAAGATTGATCTTCAATAACAGGCAATGGGTGGATGAGTTCTTCAACGAAGTGAACTTGATTAGCGGAATTGAACACAAGAACCTTGTCAAACTATTGGGATGTAGCATTGAGGGCCCTGAGAGCCTCCTTGTGTATGAGTACTTGCCTAAAAAGAGTTTAGACCAATTTATCTTTG AAAAAAACAGAACTCAGATTCTAAACTGGAAGCAGAGGTTTAATATCATTCTTGGAACGGCAGAGGGGCTTGCATATCTTCATCAAGGTACCAAAATAAGAATCATTCATCGAGATATCAAAAGCGGCAATGTTCTTCTGGACGAGAATCTCACTCCCAAGATTGCAGATTTCGGCCTTGCCCGGTGTTTTGGAGCAGATAAGTCACATTTGAGCACTGGAATTGCTGGAACACT AGGTTACATGGCTCCTGAGTACCTAATTAGAGGACAACTAACAGATAAAGCTGATGTGTATAGTTTTGGAGTACTTGTTCTTGAGGTTGTAACTGGGAGGAGAAACAATGTCTTCCGAGAGGACTCTGGCTCGCTACTACAAACT GTTTGGAAACTTTACCGATCAAACACATTAACTGAAGCTGTTGATCCTTGCTTGGGAGATGATTATCCTGCAACTGAAGCATCAAGGGTGTTTCAAATTGGATTGCTTTGCACACAAGCTTCTGCCTCCCTAAGACCATCCATGTCTCAAGTTGTTTTCATGCTGATTAATTCAAATGAAGACGTTCCTACACCTAATCAGCCCCCATTTTTGAACACTGGAATGCTGGACTCAGATAGCTCCATTAAGTCTTATAGCACTAACAGCTTCATATCCAATGCCTTGAAGAAGATTGGAGCATCATCCTACAGCTACTCAGAGTCCTCTTGTTCACGCAACTCAGATGGGCCATCAAGAAGTGAAGAATCGATTGTTCAAGTTTGA
- the LOC106758612 gene encoding cysteine-rich receptor-like protein kinase 42 isoform X2, producing the protein MMADPEMNTSNLSHHHNNPSSWVLFATLFLSSLSFSLSDPRITEAGLYCGTAKAPLKANYIPSFTKEMESLSQLVTNQNWGTHFVNTSGSSIPIYGFAQCFKDLSNTDCLLCYAASRTKIPRCLPSVSARIYLDGCFLRYDNYSFYAEVSDPLRDTVNCTSQHGTVVDKTERLKLEEGVGRVVETVTNRALAKGGGFAVGEVEGVYALAQCWNTIGSDGCRECLRKAGKEVRGCLPKKDGRALNAGCYLRYSTNKFYNEDGDTDGKNGFLRRGGVIVAEVLAAAAILVLSLSASYVAFTKLTRIKKENNNVGQISSSITKSSLNYKYETLEKATDYFNSSRKIGQGGAGSVFKGILPNGKVVAVKRLIFNNRQWVDEFFNEVNLISGIEHKNLVKLLGCSIEGPESLLVYEYLPKKSLDQFIFEKNRTQILNWKQRFNIILGTAEGLAYLHQDFGLARCFGADKSHLSTGIAGTLGYMAPEYLIRGQLTDKADVYSFGVLVLEVVTGRRNNVFREDSGSLLQTVWKLYRSNTLTEAVDPCLGDDYPATEASRVFQIGLLCTQASASLRPSMSQVVFMLINSNEDVPTPNQPPFLNTGMLDSDSSIKSYSTNSFISNALKKIGASSYSYSESSCSRNSDGPSRSEESIVQV; encoded by the exons ATGATGGCAGACCCAGAAATGAACACCTCAAATCTAagccaccaccacaacaacccGTCATCATGGGTTCTCTTCGCCACACTTTTCCTCTCGTCTTTGTCCTTCTCACTCTCCGATCCAAGAATCACCGAAGCAGGGCTCTACTGTGGAACCGCCAAGGCCCCTCTGAAAGCCAACTACATCCCAAGTTTCACCAAGGAAATGGAGAGCCTCTCGCAGTTGGTCACCAACCAAAACTGGGGCACTCACTTTGTCAACACTTCAGGCTCCTCGATTCCCATTTATGGCTTTGCACAATGCTTCAAGGACCTGTCCAACACCGATTGTCTTCTCTGCTACGCAGCAAGCCGTACCAAGATTCCACGCTGTTTACCTTCTGTCTCTGCGCGCATCTACCTTGATGGCTGCTTCTTGCGTTATGACAACTACAGCTTCTATGCGGAGGTCAGTGACCCTTTGAGGGATACAGTGAACTGCACCTCACAGCATGGAACGGTTGTTGATAAAACTGAAAGGTTGAAACTTGAGGAGGGCGTTGGAAGGGTGGTTGAGACTGTCACCAACAGGGCTCTGGCAAAAGGTGGTGGCTTTGCTGTGGGAGAGGTTGAGGGGGTTTACGCATTGGCACAGTGCTGGAATACCATTGGGAGTGATGGGTGCAGAGAATGTTTGAGGAAAGCTGGGAAGGAGGTGAGAGGGTGCTTGCCAAAGAAGGATGGGAGGGCCTTGAATGCTGGCTGTTATTTGAGGTATTCGACAAACAAGTTCTACAATGAAGATGGCGATACCGATGGGAAAAATG gATTCTTAAGAAGAGGAGGAGTAATAGTAGCAGAAGTGTTAGCAGCAGCTGCAATTTTAGTGCTTAGTCTCTCTGCCTCCTATGTAGCCTTCACAAAATTAACTAGGATTAAAAAAG AAAACAATAATGTTGGTCAGATTTCCTCTTCCATAACAAAATCTAGCTTGAATTACAAGTACGAAACTCTTGAGAAGGCCACGGATTATTTTAACTCTTCAAGAAAAATAGGCCAAGGTGGAGCTGGCTCAGTTTTCAAAGGTATTCTCCCAAATGGGAAAGTTGTTGCAGTTAAAAGATTGATCTTCAATAACAGGCAATGGGTGGATGAGTTCTTCAACGAAGTGAACTTGATTAGCGGAATTGAACACAAGAACCTTGTCAAACTATTGGGATGTAGCATTGAGGGCCCTGAGAGCCTCCTTGTGTATGAGTACTTGCCTAAAAAGAGTTTAGACCAATTTATCTTTG AAAAAAACAGAACTCAGATTCTAAACTGGAAGCAGAGGTTTAATATCATTCTTGGAACGGCAGAGGGGCTTGCATATCTTCATCAAG ATTTCGGCCTTGCCCGGTGTTTTGGAGCAGATAAGTCACATTTGAGCACTGGAATTGCTGGAACACT AGGTTACATGGCTCCTGAGTACCTAATTAGAGGACAACTAACAGATAAAGCTGATGTGTATAGTTTTGGAGTACTTGTTCTTGAGGTTGTAACTGGGAGGAGAAACAATGTCTTCCGAGAGGACTCTGGCTCGCTACTACAAACT GTTTGGAAACTTTACCGATCAAACACATTAACTGAAGCTGTTGATCCTTGCTTGGGAGATGATTATCCTGCAACTGAAGCATCAAGGGTGTTTCAAATTGGATTGCTTTGCACACAAGCTTCTGCCTCCCTAAGACCATCCATGTCTCAAGTTGTTTTCATGCTGATTAATTCAAATGAAGACGTTCCTACACCTAATCAGCCCCCATTTTTGAACACTGGAATGCTGGACTCAGATAGCTCCATTAAGTCTTATAGCACTAACAGCTTCATATCCAATGCCTTGAAGAAGATTGGAGCATCATCCTACAGCTACTCAGAGTCCTCTTGTTCACGCAACTCAGATGGGCCATCAAGAAGTGAAGAATCGATTGTTCAAGTTTGA
- the LOC106758335 gene encoding DExH-box ATP-dependent RNA helicase DExH17, which produces MDSYSLKSVFDLPQPFRSCFSFRYFNSLQSECFPICFHSDVNMVISAPTGSGKTVLFELCILRLLSRFISAGGIFIHEKGSLKTIYIAPSKALVQEKLRDWNKKFGPLGINCLELTGDSESYTPRNILEADIILTTPEKFDAVSRYGIESGGLSFFSDIALLLIDEVHLLNDPRGAALEAIVSRIKIVSGNPKLKSNPLAQVRFLAVSATIPNIEDLAKWLEVPDQGIKRFGEEMRPVKLTTKVFGYARAKNDFLFEKRLQNYIFDILMQYSRGKSALVFCSTRKGAQEAAQRLSQIVMTFGQSNPFIKNREQQDRLREASLSCSDKQMQSYILYGVGYHNGGLCLKDRNIVEGLFLKGDIQVLCTTNTLAHGINLPAHTVVIKSTQHFNKEKCLYMEYDRSTILQMCGRAGRPPFDDTGMVIIMTRRETVHLYENLLNGCEVVESQLLSCLTEHLLAEIVQLTVSDITKAIEWLKFSYLYVRMKTNPVNYAIKKGISGDSLEKHVQDICVHKVKELSQCQMVWVDEDGFLLRPLDPGRLMTKYYLRFDTMKQIMRTPENCSLEDALHVVCSAEEIAWIQLRRNEKKLLNDINADKDGRLRFHILGDKGRKKKRIQTREEKIFILANDCLTGDPSVHDLSLIQDMNSICSNGFRIAKCMKEYFVYKRNYKGAVNSALLAKSLDQKLWDDSPYLLKQLPGIGMVTAKALHSMGVKSFEALAEADPRRIELVTGRKYPFGNHIKDSLLSLPPKVDVKLAEIENHIEGKSKIVVTLTRKAESGQSVKGHYADMIIGSEDNTILFHEKIRVDQFPSPYCATILVPIPQEKQTIKADFIFEEYIGIDVHQKLSLMRESNSIVLLKRNRKQASCPPTEEIYVIEDDNINVPHLPTKELCTLSVDKDSIPSFDLLDESLDEVEDGHSLEVEEEKCKMITEKTVFDHIRQKAKSFSLLSAFDNIRCPSLEVFLSKDNGRLKRRNHHHEIVVLDDEDGLEVPQPNGVNLPVELKNAEQDGIRPHLTLNDHHIPGSSNIVDTGTHGKPTVETVFDHIRRKSDEFGRINKIDYLEPIIHRTELFSKNNLSSLSAAFGVARETNSLDIDNENMLTSYVKTAAELCASSIQEKKRLLEDSGSGSFAVSKKNRCTSREFIEEQSGPSEIRRQCCSIETTGRNEIESYLGFKSVFSFL; this is translated from the exons ATGGATTCATATTCTTTGAAGTCTGTTTTCGATTTGCCTCAGCCTTTTCGTTCATGTTTTAGTTTCAG ATATTTTAATTCACTTCAGAGTGAATGCTTTCCTATCTGTTTCCACTCTGATGTAAACATGGTCATCTCTGCACCAACTGGGAGCGGTAAAACTGTACTCTTTGAGCTTTGTATTTTGAGGCTACTTTCCAGGTTCATATCTGCTGGGGGAATATTCATACATGAAAAGGGATCTCTTAAAACA ATCTATATAGCCCCATCCAAGGCTTTAGTACAGGAGAAGCTCCGTGATTGGAATAAAAAGTTTGGGCCATTAGGAATAAATTGCCTGGAGCTGACAGGTGACAGTGAATCTTACACTCCAAGGAATATACTAGAAGCTGATATTATTCTCACAACTCCTGAG AAATTTGATGCAGTGTCACGATACGGTATAGAAAGTGGTGGCTTGAGCTTTTTCAGTGACATTGCACTTTTACTAATCGACGAAGTTCATCTATTGAATGATCCACGTGGAGCTGCCCTTGAAGCAATTGTTAGTAGAATAAAAATCGTTTCTGGCAATccaaaattgaaatcaaatcCTCTGGCTCAGGTCCGCTTCCTAGCTGTGTCTGCCACAATTCCAAATATTGAGGATCTag CAAAGTGGCTTGAGGTTCCTGACCAAGGGATCAAAAG GTTTGGAGAAGAAATGAGGCCCGTAAAGCTGACAACCAAGGTTTTTG GCTATGCCCGTGCCAAGAATGACTTCCTCTTTGAGAAG CGccttcaaaattatattttcg ATATTCTCATGCAATACTCGAGAGGGAAATCTGCTCTTGTATTTTGTTCAACAAGAAAAGGAGCACAAGAAGCTGCTCAGCGACTATCTCAAATAGTAATGACTTTTGGTCAATCAAATCCATTCATTAAGAATAGAGAACAACAAGATCGGCTGAGGGAGGCTTCTCTATCATGCAGTGACAAGCAAATGCAGTCATACATTCTTTACGGTG TTGGTTATCACAACGGTGGGCTTTGCCTCAAAGATCGCAATATTGTAGAAGGCCTTTTTCTCAAGGGAGATATTCAAGTACTTTGCACAACAAATACGCTAGCCCATGGAATCAATCTCCCAGCACATACCGTGGTTATTAAATCAACACAGCACTT CAACAAGGAAAAATGTCTCTATATGGAATATGATCGCTCCACTATATTGCAG ATGTGTGGAAGGGCAGGCCGACCCCCATTTGATGATACGGGCATGGTTATAATCATGACAAGGAGAGAAACG GTTCATTTGTACGAGAATCTCTTAAATGGGTGCGAAGTGGTAGAATCACA ATTGCTCTCATGTTTGACGGAGCATTTACTTGCGGAAATAGTTCAACTGACAGTATCTGATATTACAAAAGCAATTGAGTGGCTTAAATTCTCCTACTTGTATGTTAGAATGAAAACG AATCCTGTGAACTATGCAATTAAGAAAGGCATTTCTGGTGATAGTTTAGAGAAACATGTACAAG ATATATGCGTGCATAAAGTTAAAGAATTATCCCAATGTCAAATGGTCTGGGTTGATGAAGACGGTTTCCTCTTGCGACCATTag ATCCTGGAAGGTTAATGACAAAGTACTATTTGAGATTTGACACTATGAAACAGATAATGCGGACTCCAGAAAATTGCAGTTTGGAAGATGCACTTCATGTTGTGTGCAGTGCAGAAGAAATTGCAT GGATACAGCTTAGACGCAATGAGAAGAAGCTCTTAAATGATATCAATGCTGATAAAGATGGACGGCTTCGCTTTCACATTCTTGGAGATaaagggagaaagaaaaagcgcattcaaacaagagaagaaaagatatttattttagcAAATGACTGCTTAACTGGAGATCCATCAGTTCATGACCTATCTTTGATTCAG GACATGAATTCTATATGCTCAAATGGATTTAGAATAGCAAAATGCATGAAAGAGTACTTTGTTTACAAACGGAATTACAAAGGAGCTGTGAATTCAGCACTTCTAGCCAAATCACTCGACCAGAAACTTTGGGATGACAGTCCATACCTTCTGAAACAGTTACCTGGAATTGGGATGGTCACAGCAAAG GCACTGCATTCAATGGGAGTCAAATCGTTTGAGGCACTTGCTGAAGCTGATCCTAGGAGAATAGAGCTAGTGACTGGTCGAAAATACCCATTTGGTAACCATATTAAAGATTCTCTACTATCTCTGCCTCCGAAAGTTGATGTGAAGCTTGCAGAAATTGAAAACCATATAGAAGGAAAGTCCAAGATAGTAGTGACGTTGACTAGGAAAGCAGAGTCCGGCCAGTCAGTTAAAGGACATTATGCTGATATG ATCATTGGTTCAGAGGACAATACTATTCTGTTTCATGAAAAGATAAG GGTTGATCAGTTCCCCAG CCCATACTGTGCAACAATTCTTGTGCCCATTCCACAAGAGAAGCAAACTATCAAAGCTGATTTTATATTTGAGGAATACA TTGGCATTGATGTCCACCAAAAGCTTTCCTTAATGAGAGAGAGCAATTCAATTGTGCTTTTGAAAAGAAACAGGAAGCAGGCTTCTTGTCCTCCAACAGAAGAGATATATGTTATAGAAGATGACAACATAAATGTACCTCATTTACCAACGAAAGAACTGTGCACCCTGAGCGTGGACAAGGATTCCAT TCCAAGTTTCGACCTCTTGGATGAAAGTTTAGATGAAG tggaaGATGGGCATTCTCTTGAGGTGGAAGAGGAGAAATGCAAAATGATCACAGAGAAAACAGTTTTTGACCACATTCGTCAGAAAGCTAAAAGCTTTTCTCTCCTATCTGCATTTGATAACATTCGCTGTCCATCACTGGAGGTCTTTCTTTCAAAAGATAATGGCCGTTTGAAGAGGCGTAATCATCATCATGAGATAGTTGTGCTGGATGATGAAGACGGACTTGAAGTTCCTCAACCAAATGGTGTCAATTTGCCGGTTGAGCTCAAAAACGCAGAACAGGATGGTATCCGACCTCATCTTACTTTAAACGATCATCATATACCTGGAAGTTCAAATATAGTTGATACAG GAACTCATGGAAAACCAACTGTAGAAACTGTTTTTGACCATATACGGAGAAAATCCGATGAGTTTGGACGGATAAATAAGATTGACTATTTGGAACCAATAATCCATAGAACAGAGTTATTCTCAAAGAATAATCTCAGTTCCTTGAGCGCTGCTTTTGGTGTGGCAAGAGAGACAAATTCCTTGGACATTGACAACGAGAATATGCTTACTTCATATGTGAAAACTGCTGCTGAACTATGTGCATCCAGTATCCAG GAGAAAAAGCGGTTGTTAGAGGACTCGGGTTCCGGAAGCTTTGCAGTTAGTAAGAAGAATCGTTGCACTTCCAGAGAATTTATAGAAGAGCAGTCTGGCCCAAGTGAAATACGAAGACAGTGCTGTTCTATAGAAACCACAGGCCGAAATGAAATAGAGTCATATCTTGGGTTTAAAAGTGTATTTTCCTTTCTCTAA
- the LOC106758844 gene encoding probable NAD(P)H dehydrogenase subunit CRR3, chloroplastic, with amino-acid sequence MGREGFGGKLKEGSMFCVCSVSKPTVGSGNIPQITDSDSNSLPTKRFSSRNRVPSEPPKPSVMQMQRIVGAGSFRDTEPLPLPGSDMRKTVMDLFLGQAIEGRVQKKMRETGEWLDANAESKITSSRKGILLFMVQWMLPIWTILFLIAFGAIELPFSNPFLDDLLM; translated from the exons ATGGGAAGAGAAGGCTTTGGAGGAAAGTTGAAAGAAGGAAGCATGTTTTGTGTGTGCAGTGTATCCAAACCCACAGTGGGGAGTGGGAACATTCCCCAAATCACCGATTCAGATTCAAATTCTCTTCCAACGAAACGTTTTTCCAGCAGAAACAGGGTTCCGAGCGAGCCTCCGAAACCCTCTGTCATGCAGATGCAACGCATTGTCGGCGCCGGAAGCTTCAGAGACACCGAACCCCTTCCTCTACC GGGCTCCGACATGCGAAAGACGGTGATGGACTTGTTCCTAGGTCAAGCTATAGAAGGGAGAGTgcagaagaagatgagagagaCCGGAGAGTGGCTCGACGCTAATGCCGAGTCCAAAATCACTTCTTCCA GAAAAGGAATCTTACTGTTTATGGTTCAATGGATGCTACCGATTTGGACAATATTATTCCTAATAGCTTTTGGAGCCATCGAATTACCATTCAGCAACCCCTTCCTCGATGATCTACTCATGTGA